TGTGCGGAAATAAGGTAGTAAACTTAACCGTATCGCCAATATTATAACGCCAAAGTCCGGCATTTGTAGAAACGATCAAAGCATAATTTACGCCCATTTCTACTTCCCCAATTGTATAGCTTTTTGGGTTTTCTTCAAAGAATTCATCTGCTTTAATGAATTCATAAAAAATACCCGAATTTAACAATAGAAGCATTCCTTTTTCTTTCTGTGAATCCTGATAGGCAAAAAAACCTTCAGAAGCCGGAAACAACTCTATGCTGTCTACTTTCTTACCTATCATCTGCTCAAACTTGGCACGATAAGGTTCATAATTTACTCCTCCGTAAATAAACAGGTTAAAATTTTTGAATATTTCACCAATCTTTTTCCCTCCGCTTTTTTCCTGTAAACGCTCAAAATACATCTGAACCCAGGAAGGTATTCCGGAAATCACCGACATATCTTCTTTAATCGTTTCGCCTACAATTGCATTTACTTTGGTATCCCAGTCTTCAATACAATTGGTTTCCCAGGACGGCATTCGGTTTTTCTGTAAATATTTAGGAACAAAATGCGCCACAATTCCCGAAAGTCTTCCAAAATTAATTCCGTGTTTTTCGGTCAAAATTGGACTTCCCTGCAAAAAAATCATTTTACCATCAACAAAATCAGCTTTTCCTGTTTCATGAACATAGTGTAAAATCGCATTTCTTGCTGCCTCTATATGATACGGCATTGACTCTTTGGTAAGCGGAATATATTTTGCTCCGGAAGTTGTTCCGGATGTTTTAGCAAAATAAAGTGGTTTCCCTTTCCAGAGAATGTTTTCTTCACCAATTTTAATCTTATCAACATACGTTTTTAAATCTTCATAATCTCTTACCGGAACATTATTCTGAAAATCGGAAATCGTTTTTATTGCATCAAAATGATGATCTTTCCCAAATTCTGTTTTCTTAGCATTTTTAATTAAACTTTTAAAAACTTCTAATTGGGTTTCAACCGGTTTACTCGACCAGCCAAGTGTCTGAATGTATATTTTTCGGGCAAACAATTTTGCCGCTATAGATTTGATTGACATTTTT
The sequence above is drawn from the Flavobacterium sp. N2038 genome and encodes:
- a CDS encoding GH3 auxin-responsive promoter family protein, encoding MSIKSIAAKLFARKIYIQTLGWSSKPVETQLEVFKSLIKNAKKTEFGKDHHFDAIKTISDFQNNVPVRDYEDLKTYVDKIKIGEENILWKGKPLYFAKTSGTTSGAKYIPLTKESMPYHIEAARNAILHYVHETGKADFVDGKMIFLQGSPILTEKHGINFGRLSGIVAHFVPKYLQKNRMPSWETNCIEDWDTKVNAIVGETIKEDMSVISGIPSWVQMYFERLQEKSGGKKIGEIFKNFNLFIYGGVNYEPYRAKFEQMIGKKVDSIELFPASEGFFAYQDSQKEKGMLLLLNSGIFYEFIKADEFFEENPKSYTIGEVEMGVNYALIVSTNAGLWRYNIGDTVKFTTLFPHRVIVSGRIKHYISAFGEHVIANEVENAMKEATAGTNIVINEFTVAPQITPSNGLPYHEWFVEFENEPDNMQAFAEAIDDSMRKQNIYYDDLITGNVLQKVVVSKVSKNGFQEYMKSQGKLGGQNKIPRLSNNRDIADNLR